The following are encoded together in the Lathyrus oleraceus cultivar Zhongwan6 chromosome 3, CAAS_Psat_ZW6_1.0, whole genome shotgun sequence genome:
- the LOC127130425 gene encoding zinc finger BED domain-containing protein RICESLEEPER 2-like — protein sequence MENVTQNQPSSLTSGVGATDVAANEIHVVGLPPLGKKRKQNANGPRKSSPAWDHFIKLPNEIEAVAACKHCHKKYLCDPKTHGTSNILAHTKVSTKMPQNDPTQTALSFAGGEGGGLVAASQRFNLAACRKAIALFVILDEHAFRVVEGEGFKLLCKQLQPQLTIPSRRTVARDCFQLFVDEKARLKGYFKSDCNRVALTTDCWTSIQNLSYMTLTAHFINNDWKYENRILSFCLVLNHKGETICRKVEEILREWGIRNVSTITVDNATSNDVAVAYLKKRIDNMGGLMSDGSFFHLCCCAHILNLVVRDGLKQNDLSISAIRNAVRFVRSSPQRSTKFKECIEFASINCKKLLCLDVPTRWNSCYLMLDAAEKYQAAFEKMEGEDFSYLEFFGLVGPPTLNDWENVRCLVSFFKIFYDATMEFSSSKQVSLHKSFHQLASIHCELKRSSMNLNTILASMGYEMKKKYDKYWGEIENINKFIYFGVILDPRYKLGYVEWCFNDMYNGESVPFTNMINVIKKELFKLFNWYKGIHEKQHGPSTSPNEGGSFGDGVPNVEVPSHFARVEAFKEHLKQKDSIDKKMILRGI from the coding sequence ATGGAGAATGTTACTCAAAACCAACCTTCTTCATTAACATCTGGTGTTGGTGCAACTGATGTTGCTGCCAATGAAATTCATGTTGTTGGACTTCCTCCACTTGGAAAGAAGAGAAAACAAAATGCTAATGGTCCTAGGAAATCCTCTCCTGCTTGGGACCATTTTATTAAATTGCCTAATGAAATTGAAGCAGTAGCTGCTTGCAAACACTGTCATAAGAAATATTTGTGTGATCCAAAAACCCATGGGACATCTAACATTCTTGCTCATACAAAAGTATCTACCAAGATGCCACAAAATGATCCTACTCAAACGGCCCTCTCCTTTGCCGGTGGAGAGGGTGGTGGCTTGGTTGCCGCAAGCCAACGATTTAATTTGGCAGCTTGTAGGAAGGCTATTGCTCTCTTTGTGATCCTAGATGAACATGCTTTTAGGGTAGTTGAAGGGGAAGGCTTTAAGTTGTTATGCAAACAATTACAACCCCAATTAACTATTCCATCAAGGAGAACTGTGGCGAGGGATTGTTTTCAACTTTTTGTTGATGAAAAAGCAAGATTGAAAGGTTATTTCAAATCTGATTGCAATAGGGTAGCCTTAACCACTGATTGTTGGACATCCATTCAGAATCTTAGTTATATGACCCTAACTGCACACTTCATTAACAATGATTGGAAGTATGAAAATAGGATTCTAAGTTTTTGTTTAGTTCTTAATCATAAGGGTGAGACAATTTGTAGAAAAGTTGAAGAGATTTTAAGGGAATGGGGAATAAGGAATGTGTCCACAATCACTGTGGACAACGCAACATCTAATGATGTAGCTGTTGCTTATTTGAAGAAGAGGATTGATAATATGGGTGGTTTAATGAGTGATGGATCTTTCTTTCATCTTTGTTGTTGTGCACACATTTTAAATCTGGTGGTTCGTGATGGTTTAAAACAGAATGATTTATCCATTTCTGCCATTAGAAATGCTGTTAGATTTGTTAGGTCATCACCCCAAAGATCTACAAAGTTCAAAGAATGTATTGAGTTTGCTAGTATTAATTGCAAGAAACTTCTCTGTCTAGATGTTCCGACAAGGTGGAACTCATGTTATTTGATGCTAGATGCTGCTGAAAAGTATCAAGCAGCATTTGAGAAAATGGAAGGTGAAGATTTTAGCTATTTGGAATTTTTTGGATTAGTTGGCCCCCCTACTCTTAATGATTGGGAGAATGTTAGGTGTCTAGTAAgttttttcaaaattttctaTGATGCTACTATGGAATTTTCTTCGTCAAAACAAGTATCCCTTCATAAGTCATTCCACCAACTAGCTTCAATACATTGTGAGCTTAAAAGATCATCCATGAACTTGAACACAATTTTAGCCTCAATGGGATATGAAATGAAGAAGAAGTATGACAAATATTGGGGGGAAATTGAAAACATCAACAAGTTTATTTATTTTGGCGTGATTCTTGACCCTAGATACAAGTTAGGATATGTAGAGTGGTGTTTtaatgatatgtataatggcgAGTCGGTGCCTTTTACTAATATGATTAATGTGATAAAAAAGGAGTTGTTTAAACTATTCAATTGGTACAAGGGTATACATGAAAAGCAACATGGACCCTCTACTAGTCCTAATGAGGGTGGTTCATTTGGTGATGGTGTTCCTAATGTTGAAGTTCCATCTCATTTTGCAAGGGTTGAAGCTTTTAAAGAGCACCTTAAACAAAAAGATTCAATAGATAAAAAAATGATCTTGAGAGGTATCTAG
- the LOC127130426 gene encoding uncharacterized protein LOC127130426, translating into MFFTSYLSANILKSYFFCDNISTNSPEEVFDALKNQTVDLVLTAHPTQSVITEERGIALNKVTPELREKLHKTRLHIGQLVKDTSDKLKQASEIDHHVDVNPVFSASVLVEMMEPDGSSTISVMSGEGESLSAQLAHEVMAIQVNSDSQTENTFQ; encoded by the exons ATGTTTTTTACAT CTTATCTATCAGCTAATATCCTCAAGAGTTATTTTTTTTGTGATAATATATCAACCAATAGTCCTGAAGAGGTTTTTGATGCTTTGAAGAATCAGACTGTGGATCTGGTTTTAACTGCTCATCCTACACAGTCG GTTATCACAGAAGAGCGCGGCATAGCTCTCAACAAAGTCACGCCAGAACTCCGCGAGAAACT ACACAAGACCAGACTCCACATTGGACAATTGGTGAAGGATACGTCGGATAAACTTAAACAAGCTAGTGAAATTGATCATCATGTTGATGTTAAT CCTGTATTCAGTGCTTCTGTTTTAGTTGAGATGATGGAACCTGATGGGTCTTCAACAATTTCGGTGATGAGTGGAGAAGGAGAATCTTTGTCAGCTCAATTGGCTCATGAGGTTATGGCTATTCAGGTAAACAGTGACTCCCAAACAGAGAATACTTTTCAATAA